The following proteins come from a genomic window of Geothrix edaphica:
- a CDS encoding ABC transporter ATP-binding protein, with amino-acid sequence MALIDVVNLSKAFGPKVVLSNVNLQVQEGESLVVLGGSGTGKTVLLRNIMGLLTPDSGHVAIEGKIIAQLSREELFKVRQSIGMCFQMAALFDSMTVFENVAFGLRRHLKYTEGEIAARVEECLSMVGMKGTDKLKPAELSGGMKRRVGFARAIALKPKILLFDEPTTGLDPVMTDVIGRVILDLKHELGVTTITITHDLKSAFEIADRIALLFRGECIACEPPAAFKVNPHPVIQQFLRGDADGPFLQDPPPPKRRTQEAHT; translated from the coding sequence ATGGCCCTGATTGATGTCGTCAACCTCTCCAAGGCCTTCGGTCCGAAGGTCGTGCTGTCCAATGTGAACCTCCAGGTCCAGGAGGGCGAGAGCCTCGTGGTGCTGGGCGGTTCCGGCACCGGCAAGACCGTGCTGCTGCGCAACATCATGGGTCTGCTCACGCCGGATTCCGGCCATGTGGCCATCGAGGGCAAGATCATCGCCCAGCTCTCCCGCGAGGAGCTGTTCAAGGTCCGCCAGAGCATCGGCATGTGCTTCCAGATGGCGGCCCTCTTCGACTCCATGACCGTCTTCGAGAACGTGGCCTTCGGCCTGCGGCGGCACCTCAAGTACACCGAGGGCGAGATCGCCGCCCGGGTGGAGGAGTGCCTCTCCATGGTCGGTATGAAGGGGACCGACAAGCTGAAGCCCGCCGAGCTGTCCGGCGGCATGAAGCGCCGCGTGGGCTTCGCCCGGGCCATCGCCCTCAAGCCCAAGATCCTCCTCTTCGACGAGCCCACCACGGGCCTGGACCCCGTGATGACCGACGTCATCGGCCGCGTGATCCTCGACCTCAAGCACGAGCTGGGCGTCACCACCATCACCATCACCCACGACCTCAAGTCCGCCTTCGAGATCGCCGACCGCATCGCCCTGCTCTTCCGCGGTGAGTGCATCGCCTGCGAGCCGCCCGCCGCCTTCAAGGTCAATCCGCATCCCGTCATCCAGCAGTTCCTGCGGGGCGATGCGGATGGTCCCTTCCTTCAGGACCCGCCCCCGCCCAAGCGAAGAACCCAGGAGGCCCACACATGA
- a CDS encoding Fur family transcriptional regulator, producing the protein MSDPGPASSPSLRAAGMRQTPQREGILQVLKDSDRPLTVEEIWERMPERRSGLPTVYRNLERFVQEGWAESIMGPDQVMRFVRCDSRRHHHHLQCERCGRTVEVDACGLDESLIELETLSGFRITRHQLMLFGLCPTCRSEKDR; encoded by the coding sequence ATGTCCGACCCCGGTCCCGCCTCCTCGCCCTCCCTGCGTGCCGCCGGCATGCGGCAGACGCCCCAGCGCGAAGGGATCCTCCAGGTGCTCAAGGACTCGGACCGCCCGCTCACCGTGGAGGAGATCTGGGAACGCATGCCGGAGCGGCGCTCGGGCCTGCCCACGGTCTACCGGAACCTCGAGCGCTTCGTGCAGGAGGGCTGGGCCGAGAGCATCATGGGCCCGGACCAGGTCATGCGTTTCGTCCGGTGCGACTCGCGCCGCCACCACCACCACCTCCAGTGCGAGCGCTGCGGACGCACGGTGGAGGTCGATGCCTGCGGGCTCGATGAATCGCTGATCGAGCTCGAGACCCTTTCGGGGTTCCGGATCACCCGGCACCAGCTGATGCTCTTCGGCCTCTGCCCTACCTGCCGATCCGAAAAAGACCGTTGA
- a CDS encoding MlaE family ABC transporter permease codes for MVLTLIDKTGARVLGALDTAGDFATLAGRTFVALFKRPFDGKNLLNQLQAVGVHSLPVVILTSVAVSMVFAVQLAFGFRQFQAEGLASQVEGLAIVRELGPVITGLMLSGRIGSAMAAELGTMQVTEQIDALECLATDPIHYLFVPRFLASVLVVPLLTVISIYVGFWGGYMILVGVEGQSAFVYGNEFYKLLAFRDLRIALYKALVFGMIIALVGCWKGYRTQGGAEGVGNAPTSSVVTSSLWILISDFFLTKLLLV; via the coding sequence ATGGTTCTGACCCTCATCGACAAGACTGGTGCCCGCGTGCTGGGAGCGCTCGACACCGCGGGGGACTTCGCCACCCTGGCGGGCCGGACGTTCGTCGCCCTCTTCAAGCGTCCCTTCGACGGCAAGAACCTGCTGAACCAGCTCCAGGCCGTGGGGGTCCACTCCCTCCCGGTGGTGATCCTCACGAGCGTCGCCGTCAGCATGGTGTTCGCTGTGCAGCTGGCCTTCGGCTTCCGGCAGTTCCAGGCGGAAGGCCTGGCTTCCCAGGTGGAGGGCCTGGCCATCGTCCGCGAGCTGGGCCCTGTGATCACGGGCCTCATGCTCTCGGGGCGCATCGGCTCGGCCATGGCCGCGGAACTGGGAACGATGCAGGTCACCGAGCAGATCGACGCCCTGGAGTGCCTGGCCACGGATCCCATCCACTACCTCTTCGTGCCGCGCTTCCTCGCGTCGGTGCTCGTGGTCCCCCTCCTGACCGTGATCTCCATCTACGTCGGGTTCTGGGGCGGCTACATGATCCTGGTGGGTGTCGAGGGCCAGAGCGCCTTCGTCTACGGCAACGAGTTCTACAAGCTGCTGGCCTTCAGGGATCTCCGCATCGCGCTCTACAAGGCCCTGGTGTTCGGCATGATCATCGCCCTGGTGGGCTGCTGGAAGGGCTACCGCACGCAGGGCGGCGCCGAGGGGGTGGGCAACGCACCCACCAGCAGCGTGGTGACCAGCTCGCTGTGGATCCTGATTTCCGATTTTTTCCTGACCAAGCTCCTGCTGGTGTGA
- a CDS encoding PdxA family dehydrogenase, with protein sequence MSRPPRIAITLGDPCGIGPELLLRSLPILGAWADVVVVGARAGVDLLKGTEGRLVNWRWADAPAPAPEGFLGTACGLEVENLGGSTTALWLDPTPEIHTGQLVLGRGSAASGRATVEAIRLAAGLALSGAADALTTLPMAKSAAHLAGYPIPGHTEYLQTLAGAPLTRMAFVSPRLSVVLHTVHQSLRSVVEDLDAEAVAETLAFSASRFIQLTGNPDLRVALCALNPHAGEAGAFGDEERLLAEARDRAEAAFREAGPAGPFASLPSPFPAEPAPAGWTLHPGEPPVPRPASGPRGPRFSGPLPSDSLFHRAVSGEFDLVVALYHDQGLIPIKLLEPSRAVNLTLGLPFIRTSPDHGTAFDKAGRWIADPRNFLEAAALAVRLAGRAQGEPWTARVAEP encoded by the coding sequence ATGAGCCGCCCACCGCGCATCGCCATCACCCTGGGGGATCCCTGCGGCATCGGGCCCGAGCTGCTGCTGCGGTCCCTGCCGATCCTGGGAGCCTGGGCCGACGTGGTCGTGGTCGGGGCGCGGGCTGGCGTGGACCTCCTCAAGGGCACTGAGGGCAGGCTCGTGAACTGGCGGTGGGCGGATGCCCCCGCTCCGGCGCCGGAGGGTTTCCTGGGGACGGCCTGCGGCCTCGAAGTGGAGAACCTCGGCGGCTCCACCACTGCGCTCTGGCTTGACCCAACGCCTGAGATCCACACCGGCCAGCTGGTCCTGGGCCGCGGCTCCGCCGCCTCCGGCCGGGCCACCGTGGAGGCCATCCGCCTGGCTGCGGGCCTGGCCCTGTCCGGGGCGGCGGACGCCCTCACCACCCTGCCCATGGCCAAGTCCGCCGCGCATCTGGCCGGGTACCCCATCCCCGGCCACACCGAATACCTCCAGACGCTCGCCGGCGCGCCCCTCACGCGCATGGCCTTCGTGAGCCCCCGCCTGTCCGTGGTGCTGCACACAGTCCACCAGAGCCTGCGCTCCGTGGTGGAGGACCTGGACGCGGAGGCCGTGGCGGAAACCCTGGCCTTCTCCGCCAGCCGGTTCATCCAGCTCACGGGGAACCCGGATCTCCGCGTGGCCCTCTGCGCCCTCAATCCCCACGCCGGGGAGGCCGGGGCGTTCGGAGACGAAGAGCGCCTGCTGGCAGAAGCCCGCGACCGGGCCGAGGCGGCCTTCCGCGAAGCAGGGCCCGCGGGCCCCTTCGCCAGCCTGCCTTCCCCCTTTCCGGCCGAGCCCGCGCCCGCTGGATGGACCCTCCATCCAGGCGAGCCCCCGGTTCCCAGACCCGCTTCGGGCCCCCGCGGGCCGCGCTTCTCCGGTCCCCTGCCTTCGGACAGCCTGTTCCACCGCGCCGTCTCGGGCGAGTTCGATCTGGTGGTCGCCCTCTACCACGACCAGGGCCTCATCCCCATCAAGCTGCTGGAGCCCAGCCGGGCTGTGAACCTCACCCTGGGCCTGCCCTTCATCCGCACCAGCCCCGATCACGGCACCGCCTTCGACAAGGCGGGCCGGTGGATCGCGGATCCGCGGAACTTCCTCGAGGCCGCGGCCCTGGCCGTGCGGCTCGCGGGGCGGGCGCAGGGGGAACCCTGGACCGCCCGGGTGGCCGAGCCTTGA
- a CDS encoding aminotransferase class IV translates to MSPALRAAFGPGATLHGTEPQGAAVPRTALPVRQGTPRHLAAHLDRLQAGAKALGHASPWLPEATEELGYWLKRHAAPEAALRLELRLDLKLLDARLEPLPPPSTPYRLAPLPHPMGDLRPDPLAPHKGLSGPWRPQALAEAWRHGAEDALLLWPDGTLAESAIATVALERAGTLTLPPPEGRVASVAERLDLPAWAEEHGWLLQRAPISLEDCGGGRLWCLNALRGLWPATLP, encoded by the coding sequence TTGAGTCCCGCCCTCCGAGCCGCCTTCGGGCCGGGCGCGACCCTGCATGGAACGGAACCCCAGGGCGCCGCGGTTCCCCGCACGGCCCTGCCGGTCCGCCAGGGCACGCCCCGACACCTGGCGGCCCACCTGGATCGCCTCCAGGCCGGAGCCAAGGCCCTGGGGCACGCCTCCCCCTGGCTGCCCGAGGCCACGGAGGAACTCGGCTACTGGCTGAAGCGGCATGCGGCCCCGGAGGCCGCCCTGCGCCTGGAACTCCGCCTGGATCTCAAGCTCCTGGACGCCCGCCTGGAGCCCCTGCCCCCGCCGTCCACACCCTATCGCCTCGCGCCCCTGCCCCACCCCATGGGCGATCTGCGCCCGGACCCCCTGGCGCCGCACAAGGGACTCTCCGGCCCCTGGCGCCCCCAGGCCCTGGCCGAGGCCTGGCGGCATGGCGCCGAGGACGCTCTGCTGCTGTGGCCGGATGGCACCCTCGCGGAGAGCGCCATCGCCACGGTGGCCCTGGAGCGGGCCGGTACGCTCACCCTGCCGCCGCCTGAAGGCCGCGTGGCCAGTGTCGCCGAGCGGCTGGACCTCCCTGCCTGGGCCGAGGAGCACGGGTGGCTGCTGCAGCGCGCGCCCATCTCCCTCGAGGACTGCGGCGGAGGGCGGCTCTGGTGCCTGAATGCCCTTCGCGGCCTCTGGCCCGCCACGCTTCCGTGA
- the mnmA gene encoding tRNA 2-thiouridine(34) synthase MnmA, translating into MAEHPLLRPGARVLAAMSGGVDSSVMAATLHHAGYEVIGVSMQLFDKKTARTSDGKCCTLDDFQDARRVAYEMGFPHYVMDFEARFRDTVIEGFIQGYLDGETPSPCIRCNQHLKFSALMERAESLEAAFVATGHYATITHADGRWHLRKASDPAKDQSYFLFHHTQATLARTLFPLAGLTKPEVRSLGAELGLHLAEKPESQEICFVTQDRYDSFLEAEGRDPGRGDGDIRHLDGRVLGRHRGYWRHTVGQRRGLGVAYAEPLYVVRVEPATNTVWVGGEADLLGRDLVARELSWVDGPPRGPLACQARIRSRSMEAEALVIPLPDGRVKVAFAEPQRAIAAGQAVVFYQEGELLGGGWIDSQPE; encoded by the coding sequence TTGGCGGAGCATCCCCTGCTCCGTCCCGGAGCCCGGGTCCTCGCCGCCATGTCCGGCGGGGTGGACAGCTCCGTGATGGCGGCCACGCTCCACCATGCCGGCTATGAAGTCATCGGCGTGTCCATGCAGCTCTTCGACAAGAAGACGGCTCGAACATCCGATGGGAAGTGCTGCACTCTGGATGATTTCCAGGACGCCCGCCGGGTGGCCTATGAGATGGGGTTCCCGCACTATGTGATGGATTTCGAGGCCCGCTTCCGGGACACGGTCATCGAGGGCTTCATCCAGGGGTACCTGGATGGCGAAACCCCTAGTCCATGCATTCGTTGCAATCAGCATCTCAAGTTCTCTGCATTGATGGAGCGAGCCGAATCCCTGGAAGCCGCCTTTGTCGCCACGGGCCACTACGCGACCATCACCCATGCCGATGGGCGCTGGCACCTGCGGAAGGCCTCGGATCCGGCCAAGGATCAGAGCTACTTCCTCTTCCATCACACCCAGGCCACCCTGGCGCGGACCCTGTTCCCCCTGGCCGGGCTCACCAAACCCGAGGTGCGGAGCCTGGGCGCGGAACTGGGCCTGCACCTCGCGGAGAAACCCGAAAGCCAGGAGATCTGCTTCGTGACCCAGGATCGCTACGACAGCTTCCTGGAGGCGGAGGGCCGGGATCCCGGCCGGGGCGATGGGGACATCCGCCACCTGGACGGCCGGGTCCTGGGCCGGCATCGCGGCTACTGGCGGCACACGGTGGGACAGCGGCGGGGCCTGGGCGTCGCCTACGCCGAGCCCCTCTATGTGGTCCGGGTGGAACCTGCCACCAACACGGTCTGGGTCGGCGGTGAGGCCGACCTCCTCGGTCGCGACCTGGTGGCCCGCGAACTCAGCTGGGTGGATGGCCCTCCCCGCGGGCCCCTGGCCTGCCAGGCCCGCATCCGCAGCCGGTCCATGGAAGCCGAGGCGCTGGTGATCCCCCTGCCGGATGGCCGGGTCAAGGTCGCGTTCGCGGAGCCCCAGAGGGCCATCGCCGCCGGCCAGGCGGTGGTCTTCTATCAGGAGGGGGAGCTCCTGGGCGGCGGGTGGATCGACAGCCAGCCCGAGTGA
- a CDS encoding LSm family protein, protein MNRKLIRPNLSELKDKLGIPAKGGGGEAMTPVPPSLTPSGEPNPVVNPSAATAPQGLGSPRRKIAPPEQTNAESFYYLKQMQSKTPMVIVLQDDEKVRGVIEWYDKHCLKINRVKEPNVLVPKHNIKYIYKQEEEPRIRRSRPSKKEEPLTTEVEIAAYD, encoded by the coding sequence ATGAACCGCAAGCTCATCCGACCGAACCTCAGCGAACTCAAGGACAAGCTGGGTATTCCCGCCAAGGGGGGCGGCGGAGAAGCCATGACACCCGTGCCTCCCTCGCTCACGCCGAGCGGCGAACCGAATCCGGTGGTCAACCCCTCGGCGGCCACGGCGCCCCAGGGGCTGGGGAGTCCCCGCCGCAAGATCGCGCCGCCCGAACAGACCAACGCCGAGAGCTTCTACTACCTCAAGCAGATGCAGTCCAAGACGCCGATGGTGATCGTGCTCCAGGACGATGAAAAGGTGCGCGGCGTCATCGAGTGGTACGACAAGCACTGCCTGAAGATCAACCGGGTGAAGGAACCCAACGTCCTCGTGCCCAAGCACAACATCAAGTACATCTACAAGCAGGAGGAGGAGCCCCGGATCCGCCGGAGCCGCCCGTCCAAGAAGGAAGAACCGCTGACCACGGAAGTGGAGATCGCCGCCTACGATTGA
- the glmU gene encoding bifunctional UDP-N-acetylglucosamine diphosphorylase/glucosamine-1-phosphate N-acetyltransferase GlmU: protein MSTVAVILAAGLGTRMKSRLPKVLHPILGDPSLLWALRTLPPDLGGAVVVVHHGKELVLAALEAWRQAGLLPCPVTAVDQGEPLGTGHALQVCIPELDRLGATQVAILCGDVPLTSPATVRRLCSADALLLAMDLQTPGSYGRVIQHADGRLAGLVEAKDATPEQLAVQRVNGGAYALPWPALRRALQGLTNHNAQKEYYLTDAVAAVARELPVAVEVCDPEELAGMNSRHDQAALQAAAQRRVQRHWMAEGVTFLHPDSTLVGPRVTLAQDVLLEPGVRLEGSVAIGEGCRIGQGTIITDSTLAEGVEVRPYCVIEQAAVGAGAKLGPFARLREGTDLAEGVHVGNFVETKKAKLHRGAKANHLAYLGDTEIGEGTNIGAGVITCNYDGVNKHRTLIGSRVFVGSDTQLVAPLSIGDGALIGAGSTITKDVPADGLALSRTPQTLREGGAALLRDRQKKQTRLS from the coding sequence ATGTCGACGGTGGCGGTGATCCTGGCGGCGGGACTCGGAACCCGCATGAAATCCCGGCTTCCCAAGGTGCTGCACCCGATCCTCGGCGACCCGTCGCTGCTCTGGGCGCTGCGGACCCTGCCTCCGGATCTCGGCGGCGCCGTCGTGGTGGTCCATCACGGCAAGGAGCTGGTTCTGGCGGCCCTGGAGGCCTGGCGGCAGGCCGGGCTGCTGCCCTGTCCCGTCACCGCCGTGGACCAGGGCGAGCCGCTCGGCACCGGTCACGCCCTCCAGGTCTGCATCCCCGAGCTGGACCGGCTCGGTGCCACCCAGGTGGCCATCCTCTGCGGCGATGTGCCGCTCACCTCTCCGGCCACCGTGCGGAGGCTCTGCTCGGCAGACGCCCTGCTCCTGGCCATGGACCTGCAGACCCCCGGCTCGTACGGCCGGGTGATCCAGCATGCCGACGGCCGCCTCGCGGGCCTGGTGGAGGCCAAAGACGCCACGCCGGAGCAGCTGGCCGTCCAGCGCGTGAACGGCGGCGCCTATGCCCTGCCCTGGCCCGCCCTGCGCCGCGCCCTCCAGGGCCTCACCAACCACAACGCCCAGAAGGAGTACTACCTCACGGATGCGGTGGCTGCCGTGGCCCGGGAACTCCCCGTGGCCGTGGAGGTGTGCGACCCCGAGGAGCTGGCGGGCATGAACTCCCGTCACGACCAGGCTGCCCTCCAGGCCGCGGCCCAGCGAAGGGTCCAGCGGCACTGGATGGCCGAGGGCGTGACCTTCCTCCATCCCGACAGCACGCTGGTCGGTCCGCGGGTGACCCTCGCGCAGGATGTGCTCCTGGAACCCGGCGTGAGGCTGGAGGGTTCCGTCGCCATCGGTGAGGGCTGCCGCATCGGCCAGGGCACGATCATCACCGACTCCACCCTGGCGGAGGGCGTGGAGGTCCGGCCCTACTGCGTCATCGAGCAGGCCGCGGTGGGCGCGGGCGCCAAGCTGGGGCCCTTCGCCCGGCTGCGCGAGGGCACGGACCTGGCCGAAGGCGTCCATGTCGGCAACTTCGTGGAGACCAAGAAGGCGAAGCTCCACCGCGGCGCCAAGGCCAACCACCTCGCCTACCTCGGCGACACGGAGATCGGCGAAGGCACGAACATCGGCGCCGGCGTCATCACCTGCAACTACGACGGCGTGAACAAGCACCGCACGCTCATCGGCAGCCGCGTCTTCGTGGGATCGGACACCCAGCTGGTCGCTCCGCTGTCGATCGGCGACGGGGCCCTCATCGGCGCTGGCAGCACCATCACCAAGGACGTACCGGCGGACGGCCTGGCCCTGAGCCGGACTCCCCAGACCCTGCGTGAAGGTGGCGCCGCTCTTCTGCGGGACCGGCAGAAGAAGCAGACTCGGTTAAGCTAG
- the amrB gene encoding AmmeMemoRadiSam system protein B, whose protein sequence is MKRAAAFFCACLLACLPGLAQASLSAPAPPAQRPTLEEVRRTMGIPSQGDLRGQQDAVGFASKPEQMAKVWERSALPPAPEALAPMPAPGVAGLICPHDDYLYAGRVYHQLMPLVKARTIVLVGVFHKYRRFGAKDALVFDPYRAWRAPDGEIKVSGLREELLARMPASEVIRDAAMQDSEHSVEAIAYWLKHQDPRVEIVSILVPSASFERFQTLASHLGKALAECIQARGWALGRDLAIVISSDGIHYGEDFKYTPHGSGGVRAYEEAIASDRHLLKGPLAGPVSAAKARAFFTAVVNPQDPDQYRMPWCGRFSIPFGLLLLEETARDLGLASPTGYPVAFGTSISFPQVPVRDVGMGATAEANLYHFVSYPGVAFTLGGR, encoded by the coding sequence ATGAAACGCGCCGCGGCCTTCTTCTGCGCCTGCCTCCTGGCGTGCCTTCCGGGCCTTGCCCAGGCTTCGCTTTCCGCGCCCGCCCCCCCAGCCCAGCGCCCCACGCTGGAAGAGGTCCGGAGGACCATGGGCATCCCCTCCCAGGGGGACCTCCGGGGTCAGCAGGATGCGGTGGGCTTCGCCTCGAAGCCGGAGCAGATGGCGAAGGTGTGGGAGCGGTCCGCCCTTCCGCCGGCTCCCGAAGCCCTCGCCCCCATGCCCGCCCCGGGGGTCGCCGGCCTCATCTGCCCGCACGATGACTACCTCTACGCGGGCAGGGTGTACCACCAGCTGATGCCGCTGGTGAAGGCCCGTACCATCGTGTTGGTGGGTGTCTTCCACAAGTACCGCCGGTTCGGGGCCAAGGATGCCCTGGTGTTCGATCCCTATCGCGCCTGGCGCGCACCGGATGGCGAGATCAAGGTCTCCGGCCTGCGTGAGGAGCTGCTGGCCAGGATGCCCGCCTCGGAGGTCATCCGCGATGCGGCCATGCAGGACAGCGAACATTCCGTCGAGGCCATCGCCTACTGGCTGAAGCACCAGGACCCGAGAGTCGAGATCGTATCCATCCTCGTGCCCTCGGCTTCCTTCGAGCGGTTCCAGACGCTGGCCTCGCACCTGGGGAAGGCCCTGGCCGAATGTATTCAGGCCCGCGGCTGGGCCCTCGGCCGCGATTTGGCCATCGTCATCTCCTCCGATGGCATCCATTACGGTGAGGACTTCAAATACACTCCCCATGGTTCCGGGGGCGTGCGGGCCTATGAGGAGGCCATCGCAAGCGACCGCCACCTGCTGAAAGGCCCCCTGGCCGGCCCGGTGTCCGCGGCGAAGGCCCGGGCATTCTTCACCGCGGTGGTGAACCCACAGGATCCCGACCAGTACCGCATGCCCTGGTGCGGCCGCTTCTCCATTCCGTTCGGTCTGTTGCTGCTGGAAGAGACCGCCCGGGACCTGGGATTGGCTTCTCCGACCGGATACCCGGTGGCCTTCGGCACCTCCATCAGCTTTCCCCAGGTCCCAGTACGGGATGTGGGGATGGGCGCCACGGCAGAGGCCAACCTCTACCATTTCGTGAGCTATCCGGGTGTGGCCTTCACGCTGGGAGGGCGGTGA
- a CDS encoding sensor histidine kinase: protein MLDPMLQRTLGRLGATDASQPFLPLAFRLYASFGLLVLHLALPAEGRVVGPGEDLYLAALALFLIEAVAEAGQGLRDRGQIFPTPTLPWIWWNLVLDLGLVTLVIAYQGVVQERFSTLYIFPVLASAFYLGTTEIVWVGVVSSMSHILLVLGFTLGLIPPFGLSGEGLDLEGSRLPFLLGIASLQIFAATLVLVLIRRSLDRLRTDLSASEATVDELSALHLRVVESMSSGLVTLDPAGRITSANPAAAAILGRPVPMGLPIQELLDLGDPLPAQHRFELARPQEGRNPQILGGHLTSLRGPGGQETGQLLLFQDLTELKALEERTRISERLAAIGQLAAGLAHELRNPLASISGCVQLLHRQGAPEEVRGRVLGILDRETQRVGAIVSDFLDLARPEAAPGKVLPLARVLEEARASWEMDPRTEGLPLSLQEPPQALLHADPVGLHRTLMNLLSNARKAVKGVPSPRVTLSAQVTGGRIRLMVEDNGCGMAPDQLDRLFVPFSGSFEEGSGLGMSLVYKFTEAMGWRIDVQSRPGTGTRVRIFLPEHPPEELLAQQEDPA, encoded by the coding sequence ATGCTGGATCCTATGCTCCAGCGCACATTGGGCCGGCTTGGCGCAACGGATGCCAGCCAGCCGTTCCTTCCCCTCGCCTTCCGGCTCTACGCCAGCTTCGGCCTGCTGGTGCTGCACCTCGCGCTGCCGGCCGAGGGGCGGGTCGTGGGCCCGGGCGAGGACCTGTACCTGGCCGCCCTGGCCCTCTTCCTCATCGAGGCGGTGGCGGAGGCGGGCCAGGGCCTCCGGGACCGGGGCCAGATCTTCCCCACCCCCACCCTGCCGTGGATCTGGTGGAACCTCGTGCTGGACCTGGGCCTGGTCACCCTGGTCATCGCCTACCAGGGCGTGGTCCAGGAGCGCTTCTCCACCCTCTACATCTTCCCTGTGCTGGCCTCCGCCTTCTATCTGGGCACCACGGAGATCGTCTGGGTGGGCGTGGTCTCCTCCATGTCGCACATCCTGCTCGTGCTGGGCTTCACGCTGGGCCTGATCCCGCCGTTCGGCCTGTCCGGCGAGGGCCTGGATCTGGAGGGAAGCCGCCTGCCGTTCCTGCTGGGCATCGCCTCGCTGCAGATCTTCGCCGCGACCCTGGTGCTGGTCCTCATCCGCCGGAGCCTCGATCGGCTGCGGACCGACCTGAGCGCCAGCGAAGCCACGGTGGACGAGCTGTCGGCCCTGCATCTCCGGGTGGTGGAGTCCATGTCCTCCGGCCTCGTCACCCTGGACCCGGCGGGACGGATCACGTCCGCCAACCCCGCCGCGGCAGCCATCCTCGGACGGCCCGTGCCCATGGGCCTCCCCATCCAGGAGCTCCTCGATCTAGGAGATCCCCTGCCAGCCCAGCACCGGTTCGAGCTCGCCCGTCCCCAGGAGGGCCGGAATCCGCAGATCCTGGGCGGGCATCTGACCTCCCTCCGGGGACCGGGGGGCCAGGAAACAGGCCAGCTGCTGCTGTTCCAGGATCTGACCGAGCTCAAGGCCCTGGAGGAACGCACCCGGATCAGCGAGCGTCTTGCGGCCATCGGGCAGCTCGCGGCCGGCCTCGCCCACGAGCTCCGCAACCCCCTGGCCTCCATCAGCGGCTGCGTGCAGCTGCTGCACCGGCAAGGGGCGCCAGAGGAGGTCAGGGGCCGGGTGCTGGGCATCCTGGATCGGGAGACCCAGCGGGTGGGCGCCATCGTCTCCGATTTCCTCGATCTGGCCAGGCCCGAGGCCGCGCCCGGCAAGGTGCTTCCCCTCGCCCGCGTCCTGGAAGAGGCCCGCGCAAGCTGGGAGATGGATCCCCGGACGGAAGGCCTGCCCCTCAGCCTGCAGGAGCCCCCCCAGGCCCTCCTCCACGCGGATCCCGTGGGCCTGCACCGGACGCTCATGAACCTCCTGAGCAACGCCCGGAAGGCGGTGAAGGGCGTCCCCTCGCCTCGGGTCACCCTTTCGGCCCAGGTCACCGGGGGCCGGATCCGGCTGATGGTCGAGGACAACGGCTGCGGCATGGCCCCCGATCAACTGGATCGTCTGTTCGTCCCGTTCTCGGGCAGTTTCGAGGAGGGATCGGGGCTGGGCATGAGCCTGGTCTACAAGTTCACCGAAGCCATGGGATGGCGCATCGATGTCCAGAGCCGGCCCGGGACCGGCACCCGGGTCAGGATTTTCCTACCGGAACATCCACCGGAAGAGCTGTTGGCGCAGCAGGAGGATCCGGCGTAA